Proteins from one Coffea arabica cultivar ET-39 chromosome 8c, Coffea Arabica ET-39 HiFi, whole genome shotgun sequence genomic window:
- the LOC140013565 gene encoding uncharacterized protein, whose translation MAVAINHLESQVYEKLRLNLKLNLKNVSAMTLRSGKEIQEPELTIPKDKDEERIENELEKEDSNGPNQKVLPNPVITVRTNPPPFPSKLEKLWKQDKEKEILEVFCKTKINIPLLDAINQVSKYTKFLRDLCVNRKQLRGDERVIVGENVSAVLQRKLPPKYGDSGRFTVPCKIGNTLIRNTLLDLGASINVMPKSMYVSLNLGPLKEIEIIIQLADRTNAYPDGLVEDVLVKVNELVCPADFYILDMDDDHSPDPLPLLLGRPFFSTAQTKIMLIRVHCL comes from the coding sequence ATGGCAGTGGCAATCAATCACCTGGAATCCCAAGTTTATGAAAAATTGCGTCTCAACCTAAAATTGAACTTGAAGAACGTAAGTGCGATGACTTTAAGGAGCGGAAAGGAAATTCAAGAGCCCGAACTCACGATTCCCAAGGACAAAGATGAGGAAAGGATCGAGAATGAGCTTGAGAAGGAGGACAGCAATGGCCCAAATCAAAAGGTACTTCCTAATCCAGTCATTACAGTTAGAACTAACCCGCCTCCCTTTCCTAGTAAGTTAGAGAAACTGTGGAAGCAGGATAAGGAAAAGGAGATCCTGGAGGTGTTCTGCAAGACAAAGATCAATATTCCCCTGTTAGACGCCATCAATCAAGTGTCGAAGTATACAAAGTTTTTAAGGGACCTATGTGTCAACCGAAAGCAGTTGAGGGGAGATGAAAGGGTCATCGTGGGGGAAAACGTATCAGCAGTTCTCCAAAGGAAACTTCCACCGAAGTACGGGGATTCAGGTAGGTTTACTGTCCCATGTAAGATAGGTAATACTTTGATTAGGAATACCCTGCTGGACTTAGGAGCATCGATCAACGTAATGCCTAAATCTATGTATGTTTCTCTGAACCTCGGTCCATTAAAAGAAATTGAGATAATAATCCAATTAGCTGACCGAACAAATGCATACCCTGATGGGTTGGTTGAGGATGTGCTGGTTAAAGTTAATGAATTGGTATGTCCGGCTGACTTTTATATACTTGACATGGATGATGACCATTCTCCCGACCCTTTACCTTTGCTATTAGGTAGACCATTTTTTAGTACAGCCCAGACAAAAATAATGCTAATAAGGGTACATTGTCTATGA